The Nicotiana tomentosiformis chromosome 2, ASM39032v3, whole genome shotgun sequence genome includes the window attttaatcACTTTAACATAAATGGGACGGATGAGGTACCTGTTACTGTAGGTAATTTATCCTATTActgtaaaatatattttttgcacTAGCTAAACTAAATACATTTTACactcctttttaaaaaaaaggttaaaataaggaaaaaggcaaaaaaattacgaagaaaaggaaaaggaaaatgcAGCACTATGGTCTACAGCTGACGTGGAGGTCAGGTATTTGAGAAGAACAACGTGGCGGAGACCCAAAATGTCGGTTACTGCATCGAATTCACTGCCACGTAATCACGTTATCCCCGCAGTTTCACATATACCAGAAAAACCTGCATTTTCGGAGAGGTCCCTACAAATTAGCTGACGGATGAATTTATCACTAATTAACTTCTACAGAAATTCCAAAACAGTTTGGAGTGTGTTTAACCCGAAAATTGACTTTAGAGTTgcaattaaatttatattataAGGCAACTAGCAACCAGATTTATCCAAAGTACTTGAATGAAATATTGAGCAATAATGGTAGtttgtgttatgaaaataattataatgtgAATGTTTATTTATTACTCtgctataaataatttttttgaagaagattatccgtttggtactttattgaagtttatctacaaatagttgtgcaggcaggttgcaagcaactcaatgaaataatttgcaggagcttcttattaaacagacaggttgcaagcagctcgcgcatacagcttacaagcagctcaagaaagcctcgcagctgcttcttgaaaagcctcgcagctactttctttcttctataaatagaggagttttcagttcattgtGTACaatagtttgaagttgaataatatatcaatctctctctatacttgtcttcggtttctttactttacagtctttattttataacacgacgtcagcacgagactctgctaTTTTGAACACTTACTTCGAATTTAATTTGTATTTCAGTAttcatctccgatgtaaggcgacGTTCTTACGTccgtggttagatcttgttcattcctagcatcataaggcagattatatccttgaggtggtgagtttttcttTTTTGCAGTAGTGGtgtagatatcacttacatctGGAGTTGCCAAATTTACgtaatttaatttgagccttttgcttatattttaatatctttatcatcgcttgcttggttatatgttacgtatacagtacctattttggtatttattttcatccttattatcttaataaaggattacaaagtTGATAAtattgttagatccacttaaactccaccagagtttgcaagaaatatacaaccaccagaagtggttacgtttcgtatatctcattctaactaaattttgttaaccaccagaagtggtatatgcctatgaccaccagaagtgataatttaggatttctatggttacaattaaagataagctagagaaatattttttatattacatgcacgcctcgatttgctcctgaagtagtaaatattttaaaagaggttgaaacatcacaatttgatgtgattaatgcgcgttcagataattatgttcggtttcctgaaggatgagaatttttgtaaatattaatatattccctgaagtgaatatgataatattaataaagccgTAAATATGAACAcgctcttgatgtaaatatattacaattcaccttcagaagagttaatatgattgagagaatatatactcaatatttcgtattttaaatttgctcctgaagaagtaacacaattgaaattttctCCTGAAGTAGGGAAACATTTTGAAGCTGTGCCTTTCtgtgcttaaacaaaataatgagctattcaaagttattttgAAGCACGTGTTCATTCCTTggagtgaatgaagaaataccacaactcacctcctgaagaggtagaatgatagaggatataaatattatttttgtagcatAAAGATCACTGCCACACGTACATGTTGTGCGTAAAACATCTTagataattttattaagtattattctaaggcaaaagcattcttgtagaatgctttctactacaaccacattgatTATGGTTAGTTGTTATTAACTATCCCAAAATAAATAACAACTCATGTATATTTTATGAAGGATGTAATGACTATGTGGTTGCCGCTTTGATATAAAATATTCAGATGTTAATGGCGTTTCTCCCTGAAGGAGATATTTATCACAAAGTTGGTGGTAAAAAAATTGAAATTCTTGATTTCTgacatttataaatttagaattgtctttatattgtttatttgattataattttctctcatgataccagaagtgcctgagcaatatttgatagtacaaaatgtatcaaaaACTCCTGAAGAActaactgtttgtctagaagacacgtgacaccagtagtgtccgaataatattagattgtggataataaatgaaggctctcgaagagcttatatacaaatatgtcattcatattatatgattgtggtcaaaacatatgttgtagtaaacccgaaatggctatcatattgagaccacAAATGATTAGAAgattgaaaattttcatattttcacaatCATAGGGGGTAAAATAATGTGTATGTGAGAAATTAcccgccttattcttcaatttgtactacatcatatatcacagtaaatcagaagtttactaatgcaaaagcagtcacagtaaactagaagttttactgaggcaaaagtagctactgtaaaccagaaatttactgatacaaaagtagccacagtaaatcagaagtttactgatgcaaaaaTTTATgtcatagtaaaccagaagtttacttagagatagcacatgtcatgataaatttgaagttttcatttgccattttttaatgagctatttgagaattcagataagcatatactgaagaactagaagattcttcaagaattctcttgtgttgcttgttctcataataaattgattataccagctaaagttgggactaaaacccttgaattctgaaatatataaaaggtgaatatgggcccattcacctatcatgtgaaccacttatagatgcatatatgagatggttacatgtgtatttattgtcaacctgcagtttggcatttgaaattgcctttctcaattaagagcataattttcagattatgaaatcaagatagttcatcttgacgATGccggtttatatccaagctagtttagcattgaatacctcctattaatggctaaactattgcttatgagaacaaagcctcatgtgttggtctaagattttctaaattgcatacagtagcacttgtatgcatcagacaaataaaatatgataagtcatcccctcacaattggtttaggatcaaaaaccaaatatttttactatctaatatcttttgatgtgtggtatatgattaatttctctaccacaatgcacaaagataggttttccaaagaagattggggatatgagttagtttttttaatatttaggggATGGAATAAATAGTTGGAAAATATGCTATATAAATCGatttatcattaatatgatcctcacttaaaacataattcaagtcaaatgccagaagcatttgctgatctaaaattaaatatcatatttcagttgCAAATGCTCCAATAAAAATTAAAGTCCatgaaggataaagtttactgaacgcatgaagcgtagtaaaccggtcggttccaaaggtaacaatccttgaaaaggataggagcaaatgatcagaatgatcataatgaggaggaaatgagatctagaagagcccacgacataacatttcatgaaattccagaagaagttcaggtacctgaaaataaaaaaagtgatgagatctcaacaagttgtGCCACTTGcgaaccgatacaaaatgatcgtcgacgatatatttgatacaatatagtgcacaatactataaaagattgtgaggatcagacatgtagtccagacacctgaagatgtcatgccatttagatgcaagtcataacctatatgactcatttgaccAAATTTATATAAAGacccctgaaggatttaaaatgcttgaagcatataattcaaagtctcaaaaaatgtactcaatcagattataaaaatctttgtatgatttaaaacaatCAAGGTACATGTGGTATAATCACCTCACTAAATTGATAaatgaaggttatataaatgatggtATTTGTCCATGCGTTTttacaaagaaaacaacatcaaagtttgttatacttgttatttatgttaatgacataaatctcataggaactccagaagagatccaaagggaaaaactttgtcttagtttgcaaattgaatatttagcagacgggatctttatccatcaatctgtttATACAGAAAAGGTCTTAAAATATTTTTACATAGACAAAGCGCACCGATTTAGTATACCAAATgggtgttcgatcacttgaagtgaataaggatttgtTCTGACCTCCGGAAGAGGaggaggaactccttggtcctaaAAACTCTATCTCTatacaattggtgcacttatgtatcttgctaatgctaacaaaggtggtgcagatcatattggttatgcagatgcaggttatttattcgatccccataaagctcgatctcaaataaGGTAtgtatttacatgtggaggtaagGTCATATCATGCCTcttcacaaagcaatctattgttgctacttctttaAATCAAgctgagataatagttattcatgaagcaagtagggaatgcgtatggttgagatcagtgattcattttattcgaaaaaaatatgggttggaatgtgataaaaaaaTCCACAATATTATACGAAAataatgctgcatgcatagcccaattaaaggggggatttataaaaggagatagaacgaagcacatttcaccaaaattattctacacacacgatctttaGAAAAATGGTAACATCGATGTGCAACAactccgttcaagtgacaatccagcagatttgtccactaaatctttgccaacttcaacttttgagaagatggtatacaagattggaatgcggagactcaaatatttggaaTAAGGTTTTTATCAGGGGGGATGAaatatgcgttgtactcttttttccttactaaggttttttccatgggatttttcttgtaaggtttttaacgaggcagctagaattgcgtattactaaatatgtgtactcttttaaCTTCACTGAGATTTTTTCCACTGGgcttttcctagtaaggttttaacgaggtataatatcttttaatgaacatccaagggggagtgttataaaaataattataatgtggatgtccatttattactccactATGAAGAAGATTATCTGTTTGGTACTctattgaaatttatctacaagcagctgatgcaggcaggttgcaagcaactcaatgaaatgatttgcaacaacttattattaaacaggcaggttgcaagcagctcacgcagacaacttacaagcagcttaagaaaagtctcgcagctgctttctgaaaagcctcgcagctatttcctttcttctataaatagaggagttttcagttcattatgtacaacagtttgaagttgaataatatatcaatctctctctatacttatctttgatttctttacTTTACGGTCTTTATTGTATAATAGTCTGGACAGATTAAAGAACATAATAGAGAGACTCTTATTGAATAGAGTGTCGGTTCTTAATGTATTTACATAAGATCACAATACCGTTCTTCAAGGATATGTATGAGGCGGTAATGTGAAATAGTAATCTGTAGAGTATCGTGTGTTGCCTAGAATGAGTGTGTTTTACAAGTGCATAAAGTAAAgtatttataatttatttgggACGTAATTCGGATCTCAAGCCTACACGTTTGTGTACGTCGCCAATAGGTGGCAAGATTCTCGCTAGCTATAATTGTGATGGCGTAACGAACAGAAACCGTAATCTCGGAAAGTTTGCGGGTATCTCGAAGTTTTGGCATCGAGGGTGACAAATTTGTTTCGGATATGTAAATGTGCTTGGTGAATTTCCATTTGATCATACTCATTCTGGATCCAAATGAATGATCCTGGTCAGGGTTCTTCAACTCTTCTGGCTTTAATTTTTGTGCTTCCAACTAACGAACCATTCTCGTGCGTTATACGTGTCGCTGCACAGATAAACCACATGTCGTGAGAAAAATTTATCAatatagatagtccccctacttgtTGGGTAGTTCTCGAGAAATGctcgaaaaataaaaaatattcagCAGGAGAAAATTTCGACTGAAATCTTTTCTTGATGAAAAAGAAATCTCATCTGATATTCGTATCCCGAATTTAAACTGACGTGATATCGATATGTGATTAAGACAATGCGTGCAACCTTTATTTAATGTTCGGAATATGTGGAGAGCTTCAACTTGTTCTGTCATTCAAAGGGGTTCCCAAGATTATGATGGCAGACTTTGTGATTGATATCCTTTTTATGTTTGATGGCTCTGAAAAGGCAGCTCCCCGCTTTTATATATATGAAATTCCTTTCTTTCCTCGCTTTTCAATTACTTTGAGCAAATCTTCTGCAACTTTCATAACCTCCATTGAATTCTTCGTCGACCCTATAGTCTCTTTTTTCTCCACCATTATGGATTCTCAAGGTACTAACATAACAATGATCGAAACTCCCATTCCATTGAGTCATATGAGTATCATCAAGGAACCTTCAGAAGAAACAACCTCACTATCTcccaagaaaaggaagaaaacttAGAACCTGACAACATGCAAAAAGGCAAAGCATGAGACTGAACCCTTTGTTTTTGACATTCTACTAAAATAGTTGGACTTTTGAGGCGGATAGAAGACCATGAAACAAAACAACAATACAGTCTCAGAATTGAAATTCTCATGTGGAAATTGTTTTTATTCCTTTGATGGTGGAAGGAACTCCTAAGATTtgttcaatatatttatttttgttcCTTGAATTGTTATTGCATGGTTAGAATCAAATTTGTAAATCGGAGTTTTCAGTTGTACTTGAGCCTCCAGTTTCGGCGTTACTTGGAACCCCCAGTTTTCATATTCCTTAATCTGGAGTTGGGGGTTTTCATGTCGAGATGCACTCTCGGAGGTGGGGTTGGTGTTGCGGCTATTGCGCCACTAGTCAGAACCCTTAATGCCTCCCTAATATGGGCGTTCAACTACTGTTATTGAGTCATAAATTTTCACCGTCTCCTCTAATCCAATTCGTTCGTCGCCCCTGCTAGTAGATCAAGATGGGAAAATTTCTCTTGAACGGGATGGTGAGGTTCCGGGAGTTAGATCATTTGGAGTTCGTGTCCCTCTATTTTGATCTACTAGCTGGTTATTGACTGTAGACACAGTGTTTTCCTTAAAATAAGTAATCAACAAGTGACAATAATACAAAATTGAGAAGAATTGGTGAAACTTTAGATCAAATGCTCAATTGCTAGAGCACCATACTGTTTAACCCGAAAACTAActttagaaaaaataattaaatttatattataAGGCCAATAGCAACCATATTTATCCAAAGTACTTGAATAAAATATTAAGCAATAATAATAGTATGAACATAATTAAATAGCATAATAATAGAGATTCTTATTGAGTAGAGTGTTAGctctcaattgtcggcaatcttccgttttgtggccgtgagtgccgtgatacttacacattaggttggcgtccctttgggctggatcagactgtagaggtcgatgccatttggtgtctttgatgtGTCTGATGGTAGATACGATGGCAGCatcatcgacgttgaagttgtactccgataacattggtgcttccttaggcccgatgggcctgtcgaaaTTGCTTTtcctcatgagtccccggttatttTGACCTCGATCGCTTAGCCTTTCACTTCTCACAGGTTTTCATCCAGACCCATTGCCTCTTTGGTccccattgtatggttgataccgatccctatttgatctcggttcacgatcaatgtctctcttgGGTCTGTCGATAGTTCTGGCGGGGTAAACGGACCTAGAAGGAGCCCcaaactgatcatcttcgaccctaattttttatTGATACCAGTTATgtacgtcggcccaagttacacCCGGATACTCTActagattttgcttcaactgttgtgaagtcAATGAGCTTAGAGCATTGAGTCCTTAggtgaaggcctgaacggcccaatcatctgcgaccggaggcaggtccattcgttccatttgaaaccgggacacgacttccctgagcatctcattatccctttgtttcactttgaaaaggtctgacttcctggtctcgaccttgatggccctggCGTGTGCTTTCATGAAGGAGTcagcaagcatagcaaatgagtcaatagaattatggagtaagttgtgataccatatcatagctctctTCGACAAAGTTTTCCCGAATGTTTTCAGCAGGACGgactcgatttcatcatcctccaagtcattccctttgatggcgcatgtggaGGAGGTCACATACTCATTTGGGTCAGTTGGTCTGTTGTACTTagaaatttcgggcatgcgaaacttctttggaattgGCTTCGGAGCCacgctcggagggaaaggtttctaaacaaacttcttggaatctatacccttcaatatcggtggtgctcctgggatttggtcaaACCTGAAATTATAGGTTTCCACCCTTTTGTCATtggcctcgattttcttttctcccgattctacccgttttgtcagttcctcgagtatTTTTATGATCTCGGAGTTAGTCTCGGGTTCAGCTTCACTCGGCCTCTCCGTAATTAGTTCATTTCTATGAGTGATTTTCCGGGATGACTCGGGTTCAATTCTGCTGGGGGCGCGGCTTTGGTTCTACAGCtgggctattgctgcctgttgggcCTGCatcatttcgaagatcactccCAAGTTGATCTCACCTCCTTCACCGTCGTGTGTATTTTGGGCTGTCGATCAGACTCCCTCGCGGacgtgatggtaggctataatcctgtattttagtcgcttattgcactctaattcactgtactttacttatattgagctttaattagtagtgttttgcacttattgtgtgttttatgccgtgtaggagtgattccgagttatttagATATTGCGGAGCAAATTCgagttatttggagctttgaagtatgagtagaagcccaaggaatttaaccgggatcgcgttcgggggtcaagGACCACGTCCGGATGATAAAAATTGGAGAAACAAACTTACTCGAAGAAAAATGTACAGCTGCACCTCATGGGGCGGGGCGGCAGTGCATATTATGTCCAAAAATGAAATTGTGAAACGTACTGGAATTGTTCACAAGCGCGTCGCATGGTGCGGCGCGGCATGCAACGCGGTAGCACAAAAATGTTAGAGTAACTTCTCAATTCCGCTAAAAAGGGTAATTTCGTCCGGGGTTTATTAGGAGTGgcttaaaaacacaaaaaaacaccatttttgggttttgagagatttttgacctaaggaggccaaggaagctaagaaggagttggaagaacacaagcacaaggatttcatcatttcttCCTCACTGATGATCCGGGTTTGGACTGAatctatgttttcctatactttaattacatttgtgaagaacttttccatgtctatggagtagatccttttgggttttgatcgatttggtgtattgatgattatttgtggactataactctatttttatgtatttcaattatttttggaagatttaattgttacatctatattcacttgttcttgtaatcgaaaaaggcataacttgtgatatctttgcattatattgttggttgagttcatagattcttctaagtaatcgaaagaggctagttgaatcattgattaaacctagttaggacgATAATCGAGGGATGTTCTCCTAAAGATCtatccattacgcattcttgcatatcttcacaaagcttaaattggttcatattgtgaggttgagacttaatcgagagagaagtttctactaaacaattgtactgataattaagtgaattcgagagactcacttgaacattagaagtgaattatctagagttagatcccgaacaattatcttgcacctatcctatcaaccctttttttctcccattgataacttccttgcttacctttgttgcgattgtcattagtcaatagctttaggttcttagttaattatagttagaaatcatataaatctccattgttgatcctcctggatagcaatcaagttagaaactacgataacactgtttaaatccaatccttgtggacacgatattatattatactatattcgactagcgagcatatttaagtgtgtgttttgcgctcgtcgggacgctgttctcaggatcggtaggCAGATTCGCATTggtggccacatgtgagttagcatcgatcgggTCTGCGACCGAAACTTTGCTTGGATCGACAGGGGGCACCTTGTTACTGGGTACCATATTGTTGTTCTCGCCGTGGTGACCGAACTTAGCATCCACGTTTAGAGGtgcagattgggagttcgacattttgaacTTTGACCTGAAATtgaagacacttcaaagaacaagtgtaaaatagggtgcgttatggaaatttgtaataaattgccactattattcttagtcccacggtgggcgccaaattgtttaccctaaaaaatggataacaattaaatttataagtaattttaaggatacgtggattaattaGATACAAACGATACATTGTgttagattaaacaaataaagataTAGTAAATTCAAAACATAAGAGGAGAATGATTCCAGCCTTGATGAAATATCCATCCTCGATCGGATTCTCAATGGCTAGCACCGATGAACGAGAATAAGAGCTATGAATGAcagtgaaaataatagtatattgtttTGGGATGCGCGTTACAATGTGTTCAATGAACAATCCGGCTCTCATTTATATAATAGGGGAGTTAtaccctaagtacaattttataaaaggtaaaaatctctcgTTTAACTGATTACTGGATTCCCGTTGGTACGTGCTTAGATTTGTGTTGTGATACCCGGTTGGTCGCGAATATTACGGAATTTCGTTAATCGTGTTCGATTGCCCAataatgctctccgaagtctcTTGGGATTTGGACCGATCCCGGGGTCATTGCCTCGATATACTCGAGGGCGGGCGTCGTGCCCCGGTGCCTGACTCGATGAGTCCCCTACCTCCATTCTGGTTCCTTGCCCTCGCGTCCTTTACTCGATTTATTTTATCAAGAATCGGGCCGGCTTAGGGTTCGGCTTCACCCGTCTACAGATCAACTATTTGGATTCTCCATACTCTTGGATTATAACTGCGGTGGACAAGTTAGAATTATAACTACATCAACTATTTGGATTTTCCGTGCTCTTTTTTTAATATTGATGGATCTAGTCCTTGACAAGGAGTATTAACTAAATCTACAATTTTCCTATATATAGTATTAGGCATCTAATATTGAATATATCGATTAATTTGAATTTACTCCAAATAAATTTATAAGACCAGTAAAGCGTTGTTTATAAAAGCAATTCATTTTTTCAATTCAAACCTGAATTTCTTATAAGGACGGAAGGATTGAATTATCCACTCCACCTttaactctctctctctatatatataggattttaaaaaaatatgattAGGGAATATTTATATTAACGGATCGCACTTGTTTGATAATTAGGTACGATTGTTGTTTTTTCCCACCAATTGTCGTTGTTGTTAATTGTGTGGAAGAAGAAATTACATAGGTTCACCCATGAAATTTATTAATTGGACACAAGTGTATGGATGCAGGGAAGTCATAGGTAGATCGAGAAGTAGAACGCAGAATGCGCTCGATGCACAAAAGTGGATCTATTCAATTAATTATCACTACATCTGGAATGATTCGCCTAATTCTACTTTTCCCATAATCTGATTTAAATAATAGAAAAACTCGATGTCATTAATTTATTAAAAAAGTTGAGTGATCTATTGAATGGTTGTTGCAAACGCAGGCAATCCCTTTAGTTTTACTAATTTCAAAAGCATTTCGTATCGGTATTCGCGCTACATCTATGACTTTTCTCTCTCTAGGTTTCTTTGACTTTATCCTCTCTCTGTCCAAAAACCAAACGCTTAAATAAAGGCAAAAGGCCATTCTTGCTTCTCTAGTCGCCAACTCCATTTGCATGCTCTCTCTTCCCTTTTCCTTTCTCTCCACATTCTCCCCATATATCTCTTCTCTAAAGAACAATTTGAAACCAAAACGAAAGGTGAAGAATCAGAGATCAAAGAGGTTTTTCATGGATGTTGAAGCAAGACATCTCAATCTTTTTCCTCTTCAGCAACAGCAAATCATCTCAAATAGGTATAATACCCAGATGGGGGTTTCAGAGAAAATTGCAGAGAATTTGGTAAATTCTAATCTGGGGACTGGATTTACATATAATACCCAGATCGGTACCGGTTTACCTCTTGCGGTGCCAATGTCAGAAAACTTGTTGCCCATTCATCAAACTTTTGTTTGCGATTCTGTTCAGCCGAAGACATCGATGAACACTGACAGTGGCCTTACCTTTAATCTGCCGACAACTGATGTCGCTCCGAGGAAACGTTCAAGAGATTCACTCAATCATCAGTTCGCTACATGTAGTACTGCTTTTGCTACCGGCCCTCAAAAACCATCATTTGTCGGTGATGACGTTTTGCCGCTCGTTCAACAGTATCAGTTGGATATCAACTCCATTATTTCTCATCATGTAAGTTTTTCTtaaaatatatcacaatttgaaAAAAAGGGGCTCTTTTTTTATCATTTCTTATGTGCTGATgtggtttatttatttatttacagaCCAAAAAGATAAGATTGGAACTAGAAGAACAACAGAAACAGCAAGCGAGAATGCTGGTGTCAGCGATTGGTGAAAGGGTGATgaaaaaaatgaatgaaaaagATGAACAAATACAGAGAATGGGGAAGATGAATTTGGTTTTACAAGAAAGAGTGAAGAGCCTTCACGTTGAAAATCAACTGTGGAGGGACTTAGCACAAACGAACGAAGCCACAGCCAATTCGTTACGTAACAACTTGGAACAAGTCCTGGCACACGTTAGCGACGAGCGCCTCTCCGCTGGAACAGGGGTCGCCGCCGCCGCCGCAGGTGTGGTGGAGGAAGACGTCGAGTCGTGCTGCGGTAGCAGCGACCACGGGGAGGaaaaagaggaggagg containing:
- the LOC104098319 gene encoding BOI-related E3 ubiquitin-protein ligase 1-like; this translates as MLSLPFSFLSTFSPYISSLKNNLKPKRKVKNQRSKRFFMDVEARHLNLFPLQQQQIISNRYNTQMGVSEKIAENLVNSNLGTGFTYNTQIGTGLPLAVPMSENLLPIHQTFVCDSVQPKTSMNTDSGLTFNLPTTDVAPRKRSRDSLNHQFATCSTAFATGPQKPSFVGDDVLPLVQQYQLDINSIISHHTKKIRLELEEQQKQQARMLVSAIGERVMKKMNEKDEQIQRMGKMNLVLQERVKSLHVENQLWRDLAQTNEATANSLRNNLEQVLAHVSDERLSAGTGVAAAAAGVVEEDVESCCGSSDHGEEKEEEEEEVRTLAGEAQGKGEGKSKSNRMCRRCGEMESCVLLLPCRHLCLCTVCGSSLQQTCPVCNSNMNATVHVNMSS